The following is a genomic window from Pseudomonas lurida.
ACGATCCTCGGCTGGTAGCGAAAGGTATTGGCCGCCGCCAGTGAAGGTCGCATGAACAACGGGTGACAACCGTCCAATACCCTGGGGTTCTCCACGCGTCCCTGGGTGTTGACGGTGTATTCCACCGAACAATCGCCTTCGATGTTCTTGTCCAGGGCACGCTCGGGATAGTCGGGTGCTTCCTTGCTCAAGGGCTGGTATTGGCGGCTGTCGAAGGCTGGCGCGGGCGCCGGTGCGGCGGGACGTGGGCGTTCAGCGGCAAGGCGTTCCTGGGCCAAACGTTGTTGTTGCGCACGTTGTTGCTCAAGCTCACGGTTGCGCTGTTCAGTGGCCAAGCGTTGTTGTTGCTCGACGTTCTTTTCTTCGATGCGCTTGCGTGCCAAGGCGGCTTTCTCGAGCTTCTGCGCCTGAATCTTCGGATCGACTGTGGGCTTGACCGGCAGGGGAATGGCGACCG
Proteins encoded in this region:
- a CDS encoding energy transducer TonB; the protein is MTAMIMHSPTLTMAPQAPSGFWRNSLAASLAVALHVGVLAALMLGWSTGQTPVEVPRVMHTQLVMMPAAPVPVPAPAPEPEPVALPPPEPVAIPLPVKPTVDPKIQAQKLEKAALARKRIEEKNVEQQQRLATEQRNRELEQQRAQQQRLAQERLAAERPRPAAPAPAPAFDSRQYQPLSKEAPDYPERALDKNIEGDCSVEYTVNTQGRVENPRVLDGCHPLFMRPSLAAANTFRYQPRIVEGKAVAVPAVRNTFHFRIK